One Roseomonas gilardii subsp. gilardii genomic region harbors:
- the lipA gene encoding lipoyl synthase, which produces MANRILVDHRAGGVVQQNGEAAGAAIAPTPNEEVRAALAARKPSPVAPSLAALRHPEKAHRPDNPIKRKPEWIRVKAPTHPVYHETRELMRDNKLVTVCEEAACPNIGECWSKRHATMMIMGEICTRACSFCNITTGMPKHLDADEPRRVADAVAKLGLQHVVITSVDRDDLRDGGARHFAETIAAIRRAAPDTTIEILTPDFLRKNGALEVVVEAKPDVFNHNLETVPKLYPSIRPGARYFHSLRLLDRVKELDPMVFTKSGIMVGLGETRVEVLQVMDDMRSAEIDFLTIGQYLQPTVKHAAVDRFVEPAEFEDYAAMARSKGFLLVSATPLTRSSYHADRDFAALRAAREARLGLQPAGQGARSAV; this is translated from the coding sequence ATGGCCAACCGTATCCTGGTGGATCACCGCGCCGGCGGCGTGGTGCAGCAGAATGGCGAGGCGGCGGGTGCCGCCATCGCCCCCACCCCGAACGAGGAGGTGCGCGCCGCGCTGGCGGCGCGCAAACCCTCGCCTGTCGCCCCCTCCCTGGCGGCCCTGCGCCATCCGGAGAAGGCGCACCGGCCGGACAACCCGATCAAGCGGAAGCCGGAATGGATCAGGGTGAAGGCCCCGACCCATCCGGTCTATCACGAGACGCGCGAACTGATGCGCGACAACAAGCTCGTGACGGTCTGCGAGGAAGCGGCCTGCCCGAATATCGGGGAATGCTGGTCCAAGCGCCACGCCACCATGATGATCATGGGGGAGATCTGCACGCGGGCCTGCTCCTTCTGCAACATCACCACGGGGATGCCGAAGCATCTGGATGCGGACGAGCCGCGCCGGGTGGCGGATGCCGTGGCCAAGCTCGGCCTACAGCACGTCGTCATCACCTCGGTGGACCGCGACGACCTGCGGGACGGCGGCGCCCGGCACTTCGCCGAGACCATCGCCGCCATCCGCCGCGCGGCCCCGGACACCACCATCGAGATCCTGACGCCCGACTTCCTGCGCAAGAACGGGGCGCTGGAGGTGGTGGTGGAGGCCAAGCCGGACGTCTTCAACCACAATCTGGAGACGGTGCCGAAGCTCTATCCGAGTATCCGGCCCGGCGCCCGCTACTTCCACTCGCTCCGCCTGCTGGACCGGGTGAAGGAGCTGGACCCGATGGTCTTCACCAAGTCCGGCATCATGGTCGGGCTGGGCGAGACGCGGGTCGAGGTGCTGCAGGTCATGGACGACATGCGCTCAGCCGAGATCGACTTCCTGACCATCGGCCAGTACCTCCAGCCCACGGTCAAGCACGCCGCCGTGGACCGCTTCGTCGAGCCGGCGGAGTTCGAGGACTATGCCGCCATGGCCCGCTCGAAGGGCTTCCTGCTGGTCTCCGCGACGCCGCTGACCCGTTCTTCCTACCATGCCGACCGCGACTTCGCGGCGCTCCGGGCGGCCCGGGAGGCCAGGCTCGGGCTGCAACCGGCCGGGCAGGGGGCGCGTTCGGCCGTCTGA
- a CDS encoding type II toxin-antitoxin system RatA family toxin: MPTHAEKRLLRYTPEQMFDLVADVGRYPEFLPWCVGARVISRDEGKLIADLTIGFRMFRETFRSQVTLERPDHVQVEYLNGPFRYLNNHWRFHPMPLPGGGTGCEVDFFVDFEFRSRLLQAVIGTVFGEAVRLMVRAFERRAMALYGRPGVTQPSGEPQPIS, from the coding sequence ATGCCGACCCATGCCGAAAAGAGGCTGCTCCGGTACACGCCGGAGCAGATGTTCGATCTGGTCGCGGATGTCGGCCGGTATCCGGAATTCCTGCCCTGGTGCGTGGGCGCGCGCGTCATCTCGCGGGACGAAGGGAAGCTGATCGCCGACCTGACCATCGGCTTCAGGATGTTCCGCGAGACCTTCCGCTCCCAGGTCACGCTGGAACGGCCGGATCATGTCCAGGTCGAATATCTCAACGGTCCCTTCCGCTACCTGAACAACCACTGGCGCTTCCACCCCATGCCGCTGCCTGGCGGCGGCACCGGGTGCGAGGTCGATTTCTTCGTGGATTTCGAGTTCCGCTCCCGCCTGCTCCAGGCGGTGATCGGCACCGTCTTCGGTGAGGCGGTACGGCTGATGGTCCGGGCCTTCGAACGCCGCGCCATGGCCCTTTATGGCCGCCCCGGCGTGACCCAGCCGAGTGGCGAGCCGCAGCCGATCAGCTAG
- a CDS encoding glutathione S-transferase family protein: MEPYILYGDRRSGSCTAEMALAEIGAPVELRPVPLEGDHQLSDEYRKINPMGRIPAMILPDGTVLTESLAILLTLSDRHPEAALLPPPGDPERAWALRWMALAAGEFYPHVTRADYPERFSADPSHAPAIRERAREMGREIWLLVEREARPDPFILGPRFSAADIYLSVLTRWMGGEDWVPAHCPGLEALTRAVAARPAAGSVWRKHFQPG; the protein is encoded by the coding sequence ATGGAACCCTATATCCTCTATGGCGACCGCCGCTCCGGCTCCTGCACCGCGGAAATGGCCCTGGCCGAGATCGGCGCACCCGTGGAACTGCGCCCGGTACCGCTGGAAGGCGACCATCAGCTTTCCGATGAATACCGCAAAATCAATCCAATGGGCCGCATTCCTGCCATGATTCTTCCGGATGGAACGGTGCTCACGGAGAGCCTCGCCATCCTCCTGACCCTATCGGACCGGCATCCCGAGGCAGCCCTCCTGCCGCCGCCCGGCGATCCGGAACGGGCCTGGGCCCTGCGCTGGATGGCGCTCGCCGCCGGGGAATTCTATCCGCATGTGACCCGGGCCGATTACCCGGAACGTTTCAGCGCCGACCCGTCCCACGCCCCCGCCATCCGTGAGCGGGCGCGCGAGATGGGGCGGGAGATCTGGCTTCTGGTGGAGCGGGAGGCGAGGCCGGACCCCTTCATCCTGGGGCCGCGCTTCTCGGCGGCGGATATCTACCTCTCCGTCCTGACCCGCTGGATGGGCGGGGAGGACTGGGTACCGGCCCATTGCCCCGGGCTGGAGGCCCTGACCCGTGCCGTGGCGGCCCGCCCGGCGGCGGGGTCCGTCTGGCGGAAGCACTTCCAGCCGGGCTGA
- a CDS encoding LrgB family protein, with protein sequence MWPEHPLAALAWLLATLAIYAGSRALHRRFMAWWSAPLLVTWASLLVLIPLAHSDYRTYLGGTAWLGALLGPATISFALPIYDQRALIRRYWPVLMAGVLAGSLLSVAVSAALAHLLHFSPVMELSLFPRSVTTPFAMIASQEIGGVPGITASFVAITGIFGATVGPVLIRLLRLRSGFARGAMLGMGAHGAGVGRAYQLSAQDGSVASTVMVLAGLLNVLVAVGVAALMG encoded by the coding sequence ATGTGGCCTGAGCATCCCCTCGCCGCCCTGGCCTGGCTGCTGGCGACGCTGGCGATCTATGCGGGCAGCCGCGCCCTGCACCGCCGCTTCATGGCGTGGTGGAGCGCTCCCCTGCTGGTCACCTGGGCTTCCCTGCTGGTGCTGATCCCGCTGGCCCATTCGGATTACCGGACCTATCTCGGCGGCACGGCCTGGCTGGGGGCGCTGCTGGGGCCGGCGACCATTTCCTTCGCCCTGCCGATCTATGACCAGCGTGCGCTGATCCGGCGCTACTGGCCCGTGCTGATGGCCGGGGTCCTGGCGGGCAGCCTGCTGTCCGTGGCCGTCTCCGCCGCGCTGGCGCATCTGCTGCACTTCTCCCCGGTCATGGAGCTGAGCCTCTTCCCCCGCTCCGTGACCACGCCCTTCGCCATGATCGCCTCGCAGGAGATCGGCGGCGTCCCGGGCATCACCGCCAGCTTCGTGGCCATCACCGGCATCTTCGGCGCCACGGTGGGGCCGGTGCTGATCCGCCTGCTGCGCCTGCGCAGCGGCTTCGCGCGCGGCGCCATGCTGGGCATGGGCGCGCATGGCGCCGGGGTCGGGCGGGCCTATCAGCTTTCGGCGCAGGACGGTTCGGTGGCCAGCACGGTGATGGTGCTGGCGGGGCTGCTGAACGTGCTGGTGGCGGTGGGCGTGGCTGCCCTGATGGGGTGA
- a CDS encoding CidA/LrgA family protein yields the protein MSIPANLAGPFRHEFQKRWWLQLGFFVLVSWLCGQFVQRTGIGLPGTILGLGVVLILLASRRMQPESLRRGALVLQDHLMLFFVPPMLALLDHAEFLSLDGLLVLLSVVAGTLVVMAGTGLVVEFCIRFMERAEAREDALQDGQHVA from the coding sequence ATGAGCATTCCCGCCAATCTCGCAGGCCCTTTCCGACACGAGTTCCAGAAGCGCTGGTGGCTCCAGCTCGGCTTCTTCGTCCTCGTGTCCTGGCTTTGCGGCCAGTTCGTCCAGCGGACGGGGATCGGGCTGCCCGGCACCATCCTGGGCCTGGGGGTGGTCCTGATTCTCCTCGCCTCCCGCCGGATGCAGCCGGAGAGCCTGCGCCGCGGCGCGCTGGTGCTGCAGGACCACCTGATGCTCTTCTTCGTGCCGCCCATGCTGGCCCTGCTGGACCATGCCGAGTTCCTCAGCCTCGACGGCCTCCTGGTGCTGCTCTCCGTGGTGGCCGGCACGCTGGTCGTGATGGCCGGGACGGGTCTGGTGGTGGAGTTCTGCATCCGCTTCATGGAGCGGGCGGAGGCGCGTGAGGACGCGCTTCAGGATGGGCAGCATGTGGCCTGA
- a CDS encoding LysR family transcriptional regulator, translating to MDLRTLRAFVEVVRRNGFSAASREIFASQPTVSKAVRQLEDELGLGLLHRLPHGVRPTEAGEVVLRHAQAMLASRETMLAELDALRGLTRGHLRLGLTPFGSAALFAPLVGRFRAAHPDITIALLEQGSLTLSEAVLGGEIEMAMAILPIAAGLEWQPVWDDPLVALLPEGDPLAGRAAIRLEELRDRPLILFETGFALNEVIQRACAARGFTPREAARSGQSDFITALVASGLGVALLPRLMVAPRAPLSMPVALVEEPDLRWQCGLIWRQDGALSPAARAWLEMVRAALPLRR from the coding sequence ATGGACCTGCGCACCCTCCGGGCCTTTGTCGAGGTCGTGCGGCGCAACGGCTTCTCCGCCGCCAGCCGCGAGATCTTCGCGAGCCAGCCCACCGTCAGCAAGGCCGTCCGCCAGTTGGAGGACGAACTCGGCCTCGGCCTGTTGCACCGCCTGCCCCACGGGGTGCGGCCCACGGAGGCCGGGGAGGTCGTGCTGCGCCATGCCCAGGCCATGCTGGCCAGCCGCGAGACCATGCTGGCCGAGCTGGACGCGCTGCGTGGCCTGACGCGTGGCCATCTGCGCCTGGGGCTGACCCCCTTCGGCAGCGCCGCGCTCTTCGCGCCGCTGGTGGGGCGCTTCCGGGCCGCCCATCCGGACATCACCATCGCCCTGCTGGAACAGGGCTCGCTCACCCTGTCGGAAGCCGTGCTGGGTGGGGAGATCGAGATGGCCATGGCCATCCTGCCGATCGCGGCCGGGCTGGAATGGCAGCCCGTCTGGGACGATCCACTGGTCGCCCTGCTGCCGGAAGGCGATCCGCTCGCCGGGCGGGCGGCGATCCGGCTGGAGGAACTGCGCGACCGGCCGCTGATCCTCTTCGAGACCGGCTTCGCGCTGAACGAGGTGATCCAGCGCGCCTGCGCCGCCCGCGGCTTCACCCCGCGCGAGGCGGCGCGCAGCGGGCAGAGCGACTTCATCACCGCCCTGGTGGCCTCCGGCCTGGGCGTGGCACTGCTGCCGCGCCTGATGGTCGCCCCGCGCGCCCCGCTCTCCATGCCCGTGGCACTGGTCGAGGAGCCCGATTTGCGCTGGCAGTGCGGGCTGATCTGGCGGCAGGACGGCGCGCTTTCTCCGGCCGCCAGGGCCTGGCTGGAAATGGTGCGGGCGGCCCTGCCGCTGCGCCGCTGA
- a CDS encoding threonine aldolase family protein — MVHAPPRPPAGAPPVRINLYSDTQTRPTPAMLEAMTRAEVGDDQSGNDPTINALCDRMASLLGKEAAVFLPSGTMCNVIATLVHTRPGDEILAHETAHIINSEGGAHAALGGVQITGLKGPRGMFDAEAVRAAIRPRNRNAPPQTMLEVEQTSNHGGGAIWPKAQLDAVAAVAHEQGWATHMDGARLLNACVASGIPAAEMCAGFDTAWLDFTKGLGAPLGAVLCGSEEFIGHAWRWKQRLGGAMRQGGVCAAACLYSLDHHVDRLAEDHMNASALARGLRQVPGIEVTNPDTNLVYFDPRGAGFSPADLQTELRRQGILVSALAGKIRACTHLDVSSGMIEETLAAIRGIVAGR; from the coding sequence ATGGTCCATGCCCCGCCCCGCCCGCCCGCCGGTGCGCCCCCCGTCCGGATCAACCTCTATTCCGACACCCAGACCCGGCCCACCCCGGCGATGCTGGAGGCCATGACCCGGGCCGAGGTGGGGGACGACCAGTCCGGCAACGACCCGACCATCAACGCGCTCTGCGACCGCATGGCCTCGCTGCTGGGCAAGGAGGCCGCGGTCTTCCTGCCCTCCGGCACCATGTGCAACGTCATCGCCACGCTGGTGCACACGCGGCCGGGCGACGAGATCCTGGCGCATGAGACGGCGCATATCATCAACAGCGAGGGCGGCGCCCATGCCGCGCTGGGCGGGGTGCAGATCACCGGCCTCAAGGGCCCGCGCGGCATGTTCGACGCCGAGGCCGTCCGCGCCGCGATCCGCCCGCGCAACCGCAACGCCCCGCCGCAGACGATGCTGGAGGTCGAGCAGACCTCGAACCATGGCGGCGGCGCGATCTGGCCGAAGGCGCAGCTCGACGCCGTGGCGGCGGTGGCGCATGAGCAGGGCTGGGCCACGCATATGGACGGCGCCCGGCTGCTGAACGCCTGCGTCGCCTCCGGCATCCCCGCCGCCGAGATGTGCGCCGGCTTCGACACGGCCTGGCTCGACTTCACCAAGGGCCTCGGCGCCCCGCTCGGCGCGGTGCTCTGCGGTTCGGAGGAGTTCATCGGCCATGCCTGGCGCTGGAAGCAGCGGCTGGGCGGGGCGATGCGCCAGGGCGGCGTCTGCGCCGCGGCCTGCCTCTATTCCCTCGACCACCATGTGGACCGTCTGGCGGAGGACCACATGAATGCCAGCGCCCTGGCGCGGGGCCTCCGGCAGGTCCCGGGCATCGAGGTCACCAACCCGGACACCAACCTGGTCTACTTCGACCCGCGCGGCGCCGGCTTCTCCCCCGCCGACCTGCAGACGGAGCTGCGCCGCCAGGGCATCCTGGTCAGCGCCCTGGCCGGCAAGATCCGCGCCTGCACGCATCTCGACGTGTCCTCGGGCATGATCGAGGAAACCCTGGCCGCCATCCGCGGCATCGTCGCCGGCCGCTGA
- a CDS encoding CinA family protein, with amino-acid sequence MLPEETLAQAGRLLERLQSRGLTLATAESCTGGLIAAALTAIPGSSATVLAGFVTYSNEAKTAMLGVPAPVIAAAGAVSEETARAMAEGALERSGADLAVSVTGIAGPGGAVPGKPVGTVWFGLARRGRPVRALRHVFPGDRGAVRAATVAEALRLLDEAAA; translated from the coding sequence ATGCTGCCCGAGGAAACCCTGGCGCAGGCCGGACGCCTGCTGGAACGGCTCCAGTCCCGGGGGCTGACCCTGGCCACGGCGGAAAGCTGCACCGGCGGGCTGATCGCCGCCGCGCTGACGGCCATCCCCGGCTCCTCCGCCACGGTGCTGGCGGGGTTCGTGACTTATTCCAACGAGGCCAAGACGGCGATGCTGGGCGTGCCGGCACCGGTGATCGCCGCCGCCGGCGCGGTCAGCGAGGAGACCGCCCGCGCCATGGCGGAAGGGGCGCTGGAGCGTTCGGGCGCCGACCTCGCCGTGTCGGTGACGGGCATCGCCGGCCCCGGCGGCGCCGTGCCGGGCAAGCCGGTGGGAACGGTCTGGTTCGGCCTCGCCCGGCGGGGCCGGCCGGTGCGCGCGCTGCGCCATGTCTTCCCCGGCGACCGCGGCGCCGTCCGGGCCGCGACCGTGGCCGAGGCGCTCCGCCTGCTGGACGAAGCCGCCGCCTGA
- a CDS encoding phosphatidylglycerophosphatase A family protein translates to MTAPLRAAPRLAVLVASMGGVGWLRPAPGTWGSALVLPLAWLGPGPCMLAAVLFTLAGVLAVSRLPRAQSDPPWVVVDEAAGQSFALAALAPQAGLPWVLAAFLLFRFFDILKPPPVRWADRRDGPVWVMLDDVLAGALAAAVLAIARSVL, encoded by the coding sequence GTGACCGCGCCGCTGCGGGCCGCTCCCCGCCTCGCGGTGCTCGTCGCCTCGATGGGCGGCGTGGGATGGCTGCGGCCGGCGCCCGGCACCTGGGGCTCGGCCCTGGTCCTGCCCCTCGCCTGGCTCGGCCCCGGACCCTGCATGCTGGCGGCGGTGCTTTTCACCCTGGCCGGGGTGCTGGCCGTCAGCCGCCTGCCCCGGGCGCAGAGCGACCCGCCCTGGGTGGTGGTGGACGAGGCCGCCGGGCAGAGCTTTGCCCTGGCCGCCCTGGCGCCACAGGCCGGGCTCCCCTGGGTCCTGGCCGCCTTCCTCCTGTTCCGCTTCTTCGACATCCTGAAGCCGCCGCCGGTCCGCTGGGCCGACCGGCGCGACGGGCCGGTCTGGGTGATGCTGGACGACGTGCTGGCCGGGGCGCTCGCCGCCGCCGTGCTGGCGATCGCGCGGAGTGTCCTGTGA
- a CDS encoding alpha/beta fold hydrolase has protein sequence MSAPLGMPRVVTVGTSFGGLLSMFLALQRPAMLRGVVLNDIGPRVESGGLGRVRDFLGLDPAFATEAEAAQYLRKVLPQLTVADEAGWLRLAARTYQRGPDGRLHPRWDLRIAQAMEAKAPVTDFGPLFSGLGNVPAMLVWGERSELLSADTVNRMRREKPDLELVVHPHSGHAPLLEEPEIVPRLDAFLDRLA, from the coding sequence ATGTCTGCGCCGCTCGGCATGCCCCGGGTGGTCACCGTGGGCACCTCCTTCGGCGGGCTGCTTTCCATGTTCCTGGCCCTCCAGCGGCCCGCCATGCTGCGTGGGGTGGTGCTGAACGACATCGGGCCGCGCGTCGAGAGCGGCGGCCTGGGCCGGGTGCGGGACTTCCTGGGGCTGGACCCGGCCTTCGCCACCGAGGCCGAGGCGGCCCAGTATCTCCGCAAGGTGCTGCCGCAGCTCACCGTGGCGGACGAGGCCGGCTGGCTGCGCCTCGCCGCGCGCACCTATCAGCGCGGCCCCGATGGCCGGTTGCATCCGCGATGGGATCTCCGCATCGCGCAGGCCATGGAGGCCAAGGCGCCGGTGACGGATTTCGGCCCGCTTTTCTCCGGCCTGGGCAACGTGCCGGCCATGCTGGTCTGGGGCGAGCGGAGCGAGCTCCTCTCGGCCGACACGGTGAACCGCATGCGGCGGGAGAAGCCGGACCTGGAACTCGTGGTCCATCCGCATTCCGGCCATGCCCCACTCCTGGAGGAGCCGGAGATCGTCCCGCGCCTGGACGCCTTCCTGGACCGGCTGGCGTGA
- a CDS encoding lytic transglycosylase domain-containing protein, with translation MRRAALALLLATVAFPQSIPAQPWSPEDQRNAGRVALAMADSGRMVEAQGLALTADPMVRKLVTWIRLQAKDQATAEELVAWIEANPDWPLPGLIAKRAEEALLASPDDALALRFFAQRPPRSLDGAQRYADALNRAGRLGEVTPVLRAAWVQAPGDAVAEPGFLARNASVLTPEDHWQRFDRLAYAREPGAAARVMPYLDPARRPSASARLALAGDRPDAEALLPAVSTPDLGLLLEQARWLRRRDRDAEAATVWESAARLQRNLPPEAARAVWAEREVLARKLIRLNEPRAAYAVAAENGQPGPGAARGEAEFLAGWIALRRLNEPATAHLHFSRVAEDSTSIITRSRAAYWQGRALAAQGDAAGARAAWNAAASLPTSYYGQLASFTLNESPARLAERIRAAGTAPPPPGQTALFVERELPRAVLTLADLGLQRRALPFLLRLEELSPDAGTRLLVARLANSTGRPDQAVWVSRRSGIDGVALVPEGWPTPYPTPDGLEPALVRAISRQESNFDPQAVSPSNARGLMQLLPTTAAEVARKNGIPHQFGWLTSDPAHNMKLGSIYLGDQLSRFGNNPALAAAACGAAPGRGMAGHLWRAGHAQRGHRRGHDRLGGADPLLRNQELRAARDREHGRLPCPGRRG, from the coding sequence ATGCGCCGCGCCGCCCTCGCCCTGCTGCTCGCCACCGTCGCCTTCCCGCAATCCATTCCCGCGCAGCCCTGGTCGCCGGAGGATCAGCGCAATGCCGGGCGCGTGGCCCTGGCCATGGCGGATTCCGGCCGGATGGTGGAGGCCCAGGGCCTCGCCCTCACCGCCGATCCGATGGTGCGCAAGCTGGTCACCTGGATTCGCCTTCAGGCCAAGGACCAGGCCACGGCGGAGGAGCTGGTCGCCTGGATCGAGGCGAATCCGGACTGGCCCCTGCCCGGCCTGATCGCGAAGCGCGCCGAGGAGGCGCTGCTCGCCAGCCCCGACGATGCGCTGGCGCTGCGCTTCTTCGCGCAGCGCCCGCCGCGCAGCCTGGATGGCGCGCAGCGCTATGCCGATGCGCTGAACCGCGCCGGACGGCTGGGCGAGGTCACGCCGGTGCTGCGCGCCGCCTGGGTCCAGGCGCCGGGCGATGCCGTCGCGGAGCCCGGCTTCCTGGCCCGCAACGCCTCGGTGCTGACGCCGGAGGACCATTGGCAGCGCTTCGACCGGCTGGCCTATGCCCGCGAACCCGGCGCGGCGGCGCGGGTGATGCCCTATCTCGACCCGGCGCGCCGCCCTTCCGCCTCGGCCCGGCTGGCCCTGGCCGGGGACCGGCCGGATGCCGAGGCGCTGCTGCCGGCGGTGAGCACGCCCGATCTGGGGCTGCTGCTGGAACAGGCCCGCTGGCTGCGGCGGCGGGACCGGGATGCCGAGGCCGCCACCGTCTGGGAAAGCGCCGCGCGGCTGCAACGGAACCTGCCCCCCGAAGCCGCCAGGGCGGTCTGGGCGGAGCGCGAGGTCCTCGCCCGCAAGCTGATCCGGCTGAACGAGCCGCGCGCCGCCTATGCTGTCGCGGCCGAGAACGGGCAGCCCGGGCCGGGTGCCGCGCGTGGCGAGGCGGAGTTCCTGGCCGGCTGGATCGCCCTGCGGCGCCTGAACGAGCCCGCCACCGCCCATCTCCACTTCAGCCGGGTGGCCGAGGACAGCACCAGCATCATCACACGCTCCCGCGCCGCCTACTGGCAGGGCCGCGCCCTGGCCGCCCAGGGCGATGCGGCGGGGGCCAGGGCCGCCTGGAATGCCGCCGCCAGCCTGCCGACCTCCTATTACGGACAGCTCGCCTCCTTCACCCTGAATGAGAGTCCCGCCCGGCTGGCGGAGCGCATCCGCGCCGCGGGCACCGCGCCGCCGCCGCCCGGCCAGACCGCGCTCTTCGTGGAGCGGGAGCTTCCCCGGGCGGTGCTCACCCTGGCCGATCTCGGCCTGCAAAGGCGGGCGCTGCCCTTCCTGCTGCGGCTGGAGGAACTGTCACCGGATGCGGGGACGCGGCTGCTGGTGGCGCGGCTGGCGAACAGCACCGGCCGCCCCGACCAGGCGGTCTGGGTTTCCCGCCGCTCCGGCATCGACGGCGTGGCCCTGGTGCCCGAGGGCTGGCCCACCCCCTACCCCACGCCGGACGGGCTGGAGCCGGCCCTGGTCCGCGCCATCTCGCGGCAGGAGAGCAATTTCGACCCGCAGGCGGTCTCGCCCTCCAATGCCCGGGGGCTGATGCAGCTCCTGCCCACCACGGCGGCCGAGGTGGCCCGCAAGAACGGCATCCCGCACCAGTTCGGCTGGCTGACCAGCGATCCGGCGCACAACATGAAGCTCGGCTCGATCTATCTGGGCGACCAGCTCTCCCGCTTCGGCAACAACCCGGCCCTGGCGGCGGCGGCCTGCGGGGCCGCGCCGGGTCGCGGAATGGCTGGCCACCTATGGCGAGCCGGGCACGCCCAGCGCGGCCACCGGCGTGGACATGATCGACTGGGTGGAGCTGATCCCCTTCTCCGAAACCAGGAACTACGTGCAGCGCGTGATCGAGAACATGGTCGTCTACCGTGCCCTGGGCGGCGAGGGTGA
- the dapA gene encoding 4-hydroxy-tetrahydrodipicolinate synthase, producing the protein MFKGSLVALVTPMTREGVLDEKAFRDHVEWQIGEGTQGFIPVGTTGESPTLSHAEHDRVVELCVEVSAGRVPVMAGAGSNSTAEAIRLTRHAKEVGADAALVVTPYYNKPTQEGLYRHFMAIADAVDLPVVIYNIPPRSVVDMSVETMARLAKHPNIVGVKDATANLARPLHTRAACGPDFCQLSGEDHTAVAFLAAGGHGCISVTANVAPRLCREMHDAWAEGRVAEAIAIQDRLLPVHDAMFCETSPGPVKYAASLLGYGSDHCRLPLAPIAEGSRGRVREAMVTAGLLN; encoded by the coding sequence ATGTTCAAGGGCTCCCTCGTCGCCCTGGTCACCCCGATGACGCGCGAAGGAGTCCTGGACGAGAAAGCCTTCCGCGACCACGTCGAATGGCAGATCGGGGAGGGCACCCAGGGCTTCATCCCCGTCGGCACCACAGGCGAGAGCCCGACCCTCTCCCATGCCGAGCATGACCGCGTGGTGGAGCTCTGCGTCGAGGTTTCCGCCGGCCGCGTGCCGGTCATGGCCGGCGCCGGCTCCAACAGCACGGCCGAGGCGATCCGCCTGACCCGCCATGCCAAGGAAGTGGGCGCGGATGCCGCGCTGGTGGTCACGCCCTACTACAACAAGCCGACGCAGGAGGGGTTGTACCGCCACTTCATGGCCATCGCCGATGCGGTGGACCTGCCGGTGGTGATCTACAACATCCCGCCACGCTCGGTGGTGGACATGAGCGTCGAGACCATGGCGCGGCTGGCGAAGCACCCCAATATCGTGGGGGTGAAGGACGCCACGGCGAACCTCGCCCGCCCGCTGCACACCCGCGCCGCCTGCGGCCCGGATTTCTGCCAGCTTTCCGGCGAGGACCATACGGCGGTGGCCTTCCTGGCCGCCGGTGGCCATGGCTGCATCAGCGTCACCGCCAATGTCGCCCCGCGCCTCTGCCGGGAGATGCACGATGCCTGGGCGGAAGGACGGGTGGCCGAGGCCATCGCCATCCAGGACCGGCTGCTGCCGGTGCATGACGCGATGTTCTGCGAGACCTCGCCGGGCCCGGTGAAATACGCCGCCAGCCTGCTCGGCTACGGCTCCGACCATTGCCGCCTGCCGCTCGCACCGATCGCGGAGGGCAGCCGTGGCCGGGTGCGTGAGGCGATGGTGACGGCGGGACTGCTCAACTGA
- the smpB gene encoding SsrA-binding protein SmpB gives MAEPRKKGLISHGTAATNRKARFDYKINDTVEAGIMLVGPEVKSLRAGRATLTEAWAGERDGEMWLFNCYIPEWQAGSVVAKFEPRRPRKLLLHRKQMASLAGAVSKEGATLVPLEILFNQRGMAKVVLGLAEGKNKADKRAAIADRDWKRDKARLMRDRGGDRG, from the coding sequence ATGGCAGAGCCACGCAAGAAGGGCCTGATCAGCCACGGAACCGCCGCGACCAACCGCAAGGCGCGTTTCGACTACAAGATCAACGACACGGTGGAGGCGGGCATCATGCTCGTCGGCCCGGAGGTGAAGTCGCTGCGCGCCGGCCGCGCCACGCTGACCGAGGCCTGGGCCGGGGAGCGGGATGGGGAGATGTGGCTGTTCAACTGCTACATCCCCGAATGGCAGGCGGGCTCGGTGGTGGCGAAGTTCGAGCCGCGCCGCCCGCGCAAGCTGCTGCTCCACCGCAAGCAGATGGCCTCGCTGGCCGGGGCCGTGTCGAAGGAGGGCGCGACCCTGGTGCCGCTGGAGATCCTGTTCAACCAGCGGGGCATGGCCAAGGTCGTGCTCGGACTGGCCGAGGGCAAGAACAAGGCGGACAAGCGCGCCGCCATCGCCGACCGCGATTGGAAGCGCGACAAGGCCCGGCTGATGCGCGACCGGGGCGGCGACAGGGGGTGA